In the genome of Leptospira dzoumogneensis, one region contains:
- a CDS encoding LPS-assembly protein LptD, giving the protein MRPWIRNCLFLLFLPTLLWGQPVDLGPRGQSGDPNSEDDTQRSVVKTRNRLLNKSIEVLSEREVDEQLENLGLSREGSIYTRRKRLKAALGEKEDNKPDFAALAGTSKKDLPMVIENAAEGELIRVDQTKGGVLVLRGRVRIKLRSGSLEAETISVDSDRQEVYAEGGIKFEDGRAKITGDKFIYDYRLDKGVVYNTKGTVAPAYFFGEKIKKLDDKRYMLEMGYFTSCNAEKPHYSFKVDKVVLYQDRTVIGTNVRFQVGSTSVFWLPFFYNNNLGNGWTTQAGKNNTQGLFIQNSLQWSTIPTWALAPMGYKVRADFYEKTGQAFQMEMWRQSANLNYLIDIGYANHKAYQITSGFEDRFANYGIGTSAVTNQVDKGNYWGTNIPNVGEDRDPWWKGRIFLNSKMNNTEKDVTRNLSVQYENFTNRLFEYEYGNRYQPSNSLQSLYTFRDVRFGYVRNNLEWKLDYTENRGDLSVNVNMKRNMLFYNLSPFNKSGYFPTVDVLPSVTIKNSSEITRLPYFETPVYWDVYLTNTLMRFYGVPTQEKLKIPTSDGSYDNPNGDYKENLLRTQNFLQGETGFRTSMNFGSYVSLAPSVYYGAKKQSAQLPAGSADTVNTNFTSLERSLARDSYQYFRTNTNLRIGAPILFFNTTYRKLEAEKPDLQDPILMKNRQHEMEFSLESYALENFEISLKTIRDLRTFSDEYQPQPTSQERWYYTVFRFAGHIDFLEGFSKRKRTLLERKRSFYTGLFFNNDFVYHTPLHRPLSNNFTLSYKMGGFRLPFLRYIRELEVGGTWYHIYYASMMDNYRIYAKASIDITREFGFEAEIDSRVTEPWRYTNQTDNYYYQRYILNTDPTSPFTSMNMNPTNLGQDIINGSGINGTQARQTTAMNVNRAMAVLKYNLHTMNLRLGLSSDLRSVPGGTTGASQVTFYDQSIFFSISLTDFSLGQEDSAQLSRIRLFRFRKRPLRTGYTEGVESE; this is encoded by the coding sequence ATGCGCCCCTGGATCCGAAATTGTCTATTTTTACTTTTTTTGCCTACCTTGCTTTGGGGGCAGCCGGTCGACCTAGGCCCTAGGGGTCAATCGGGTGATCCGAACTCGGAAGACGATACCCAAAGATCGGTTGTTAAGACCAGAAACCGCCTTTTAAACAAATCCATCGAAGTTCTTAGCGAGAGAGAAGTGGATGAGCAGTTGGAAAACCTAGGTCTTTCCAGAGAAGGTTCCATCTACACTAGACGTAAAAGATTAAAAGCCGCTTTAGGGGAGAAGGAAGACAATAAGCCTGATTTTGCCGCGTTAGCCGGAACATCTAAGAAAGATCTTCCTATGGTGATAGAGAATGCCGCGGAAGGCGAGCTTATAAGAGTGGACCAGACCAAGGGTGGTGTTCTTGTTTTAAGAGGTAGAGTTCGTATCAAACTCAGGTCCGGAAGTCTAGAAGCGGAAACAATTTCAGTGGATTCCGACCGCCAAGAAGTGTATGCGGAAGGCGGGATCAAATTCGAGGACGGCCGCGCAAAGATCACCGGGGACAAATTCATCTATGACTATAGATTGGATAAGGGTGTGGTCTATAATACAAAAGGCACCGTCGCCCCTGCTTATTTTTTCGGGGAGAAGATCAAAAAATTAGATGATAAACGTTACATGTTGGAGATGGGATATTTCACATCATGTAACGCTGAAAAACCTCATTATTCCTTTAAGGTTGATAAGGTAGTGCTCTATCAGGATAGAACAGTTATCGGAACTAACGTTCGATTCCAGGTAGGTAGTACATCTGTGTTTTGGCTTCCATTCTTCTATAATAATAATTTAGGGAACGGTTGGACCACTCAAGCAGGTAAAAACAATACACAAGGCCTATTCATCCAAAACTCATTACAATGGTCTACGATCCCTACTTGGGCTTTGGCTCCAATGGGTTATAAGGTCCGTGCGGATTTTTATGAAAAAACGGGACAAGCCTTCCAAATGGAAATGTGGAGGCAAAGCGCCAACCTAAACTATTTGATAGATATAGGTTATGCAAATCATAAAGCTTACCAGATCACTTCAGGTTTTGAGGATAGATTTGCAAATTACGGCATAGGAACAAGTGCAGTCACCAACCAAGTGGATAAGGGAAATTATTGGGGAACCAATATCCCTAATGTGGGAGAAGATAGAGATCCATGGTGGAAAGGTAGAATATTCTTAAATTCTAAAATGAATAATACGGAGAAGGACGTAACCCGTAACCTTTCCGTTCAATATGAGAATTTTACGAACCGTTTATTCGAATACGAATACGGGAATAGATACCAACCGAGCAATAGTTTACAGTCATTATATACATTCAGAGATGTTCGTTTCGGTTACGTTCGTAATAACTTAGAATGGAAATTGGATTATACGGAGAATAGGGGAGATCTTTCCGTTAATGTTAATATGAAGAGAAATATGCTCTTCTATAACCTTTCTCCTTTTAATAAGTCGGGTTATTTTCCCACAGTGGATGTTCTGCCATCCGTTACTATTAAGAATAGTTCTGAAATTACCAGGCTTCCTTATTTTGAGACCCCGGTATATTGGGATGTGTATTTAACGAATACATTGATGAGATTCTACGGTGTTCCTACACAAGAAAAATTGAAAATCCCTACCTCCGACGGAAGTTATGATAATCCTAACGGGGACTATAAGGAAAATCTTCTTAGGACCCAAAACTTTTTACAGGGTGAGACCGGATTTAGGACTTCTATGAATTTTGGAAGTTATGTGTCCTTGGCTCCAAGTGTATACTACGGCGCTAAAAAACAGTCCGCTCAATTGCCTGCGGGAAGTGCGGATACCGTTAATACGAATTTTACGTCTTTGGAAAGAAGTTTAGCCAGGGATAGTTATCAATATTTCAGAACGAATACCAACTTAAGGATTGGTGCTCCGATCCTATTCTTTAATACCACTTATCGTAAATTGGAAGCGGAGAAGCCGGACTTACAAGATCCGATCCTAATGAAAAACCGCCAACATGAGATGGAATTTTCTTTGGAAAGTTATGCTTTGGAGAATTTTGAGATCTCTCTTAAAACGATCCGAGACCTAAGAACATTTTCGGATGAATACCAGCCTCAACCTACGAGCCAGGAAAGATGGTACTATACCGTATTCCGTTTTGCGGGTCATATAGACTTCTTGGAAGGGTTCAGCAAAAGAAAAAGGACCCTTCTGGAAAGGAAAAGAAGTTTTTACACCGGACTGTTCTTCAATAACGATTTTGTGTATCATACACCTTTACATCGTCCTTTGTCCAATAATTTCACCCTATCCTATAAGATGGGTGGATTTAGACTTCCTTTCTTAAGATATATTCGTGAGTTGGAAGTGGGAGGGACCTGGTATCATATTTATTATGCTTCTATGATGGACAATTATAGGATATATGCTAAGGCAAGTATAGATATCACTAGAGAATTCGGGTTCGAGGCGGAGATCGATTCCAGGGTAACGGAACCTTGGAGATATACGAACCAAACGGACAATTATTATTACCAAAGATATATTCTGAATACGGATCCGACTTCTCCATTCACTTCGATGAATATGAACCCCACAAATTTAGGTCAGGATATTATCAACGGTTCCGGGATCAACGGAACACAGGCAAGACAGACCACCGCTATGAACGTCAACCGTGCAATGGCGGTCTTAAAATATAATCTACATACTATGAATTTGAGATTAGGTCTAAGTAGTGATCTTAGATCCGTACCTGGGGGAACTACCGGGGCGAGTCAGGTGACTTTTTACGACCAGTCCATATTCTTCTCCATATCTTTAACGGATTTCAGTTTGGGTCAGGAAGATTCTGCCCAGCTTTCCAGGATCCGTCTGTTCAGGTTTAGAAAACGTCCTCTTAGGACAGGTTATACGGAAGGAGTCGAGTCGGAATAA
- the gatA gene encoding Asp-tRNA(Asn)/Glu-tRNA(Gln) amidotransferase subunit GatA, protein MKELWKLKYSDIKKGLNSGEFTPTELIQSLISRIEAEDPKIKAFLSWEKESILKAAAESTERRKSGKPLSEFDGIPIGVKDNICIENTITSCASKILENYRSPFHATAIEKLLAKGFVLIPRANMDEFAMGSSTENSAYQVTKNPFDTTRIPGGSSGGSAAAVAASFVPIALGSDTGGSVRQPASLCGIYGLKPTYGTVSRYGLVAYASSLDQIGPLSKDIDGIIDVYSVISGKDQRDATSKNIPAFDPSKVKELPWKGLKIGKMKITSEIEPDIAKAYESLLAELESKGAQLVDLDFSLLSNSIPIYYIIATAECSSNLSRFDGIRFGQRKDPSGKLEDLYVTSRSEGFGKEVQRRILLGTFSLSAGYYDAYYGRAQKARVLIKKEYEGYFSKVDLILQPTSPTTAFKVGEKTSDPIQMYKADILTTSVNLAGVPAMSVPIGTDSKGLPIGLQITAPSLHEDRIFGFAKMISDWASKVQLPEAIK, encoded by the coding sequence ATGAAAGAACTTTGGAAATTAAAATATTCAGATATTAAAAAAGGTTTAAATTCAGGTGAGTTCACTCCGACCGAATTGATCCAATCCTTGATCTCTCGTATAGAGGCAGAGGATCCTAAAATTAAGGCATTCCTTTCTTGGGAAAAAGAAAGTATCCTAAAGGCCGCTGCAGAAAGTACTGAAAGAAGAAAATCAGGGAAACCTCTCTCCGAGTTCGACGGAATTCCAATCGGAGTGAAGGACAATATTTGTATAGAGAATACGATCACTTCTTGTGCTTCTAAAATTTTAGAGAACTATCGTTCTCCGTTTCATGCGACTGCTATCGAAAAACTTTTAGCAAAAGGTTTTGTTCTGATCCCAAGAGCGAATATGGATGAGTTTGCAATGGGTTCATCTACGGAGAACTCAGCTTATCAAGTCACAAAAAATCCATTCGACACTACAAGAATTCCGGGTGGATCTTCAGGCGGATCTGCAGCTGCGGTTGCCGCTTCTTTTGTGCCTATCGCATTGGGTTCTGACACAGGTGGATCCGTTAGACAGCCTGCATCTCTTTGCGGGATCTACGGCCTAAAGCCGACTTACGGAACTGTTTCCAGATATGGTCTAGTCGCTTATGCTTCCAGCTTGGACCAGATCGGTCCATTGTCCAAGGACATTGACGGGATCATAGATGTGTATTCCGTGATCTCCGGAAAAGATCAGCGGGATGCTACTTCAAAAAATATTCCTGCATTCGATCCTTCTAAGGTAAAAGAACTTCCTTGGAAAGGTTTGAAAATAGGTAAGATGAAGATCACTTCCGAGATTGAGCCTGATATTGCAAAAGCATATGAGTCTCTTTTGGCGGAGTTGGAATCCAAAGGCGCTCAACTTGTGGATCTGGATTTTTCTCTTCTTTCCAATTCTATTCCGATCTATTATATCATCGCTACTGCGGAATGTTCTTCCAATCTTTCTAGATTCGATGGGATCCGTTTCGGACAAAGAAAAGATCCAAGCGGTAAACTGGAAGATCTATACGTAACAAGCAGAAGTGAGGGTTTCGGTAAAGAAGTCCAAAGAAGGATCTTACTCGGAACATTCTCCTTATCCGCCGGATATTACGACGCGTATTATGGAAGAGCACAGAAAGCGAGAGTTCTGATCAAAAAAGAATACGAAGGTTATTTTTCTAAAGTGGATCTGATCCTTCAACCTACTTCACCTACGACTGCGTTCAAGGTGGGAGAGAAAACTTCCGATCCGATCCAAATGTATAAGGCGGATATACTTACTACTTCCGTGAACTTAGCCGGAGTTCCTGCTATGTCTGTCCCAATCGGAACGGATTCAAAAGGACTTCCGATCGGTTTGCAGATCACTGCTCCTTCTTTACATGAAGATAGAATATTCGGTTTTGCTAAAATGATCTCCGACTGGGCTTCCAAGGTTCAGTTGCCCGAAGCCATCAAATGA
- the hisF gene encoding imidazole glycerol phosphate synthase subunit HisF: MSELAARIIPCLDIKDGRVVKGVNFVNLVDAGDPVESAVVYEKNLADELCFLDITASSDKRDILIHLVEAVAERIFIPFTVGGGIRTLDDVKAVLEKGADKVSINTAAFENPDLLRASSEIYGSQCIVCAVDVKFHPDRQRYEVFLHGGRTETGRDALDWGKEAQERGAGEILLTSMDRDGTKKGFDIQLLKSFSSNLEIPIIASGGAGNPEHMVEAILRGKADAVLAASIFHFGEFTIRETKENMQEMGIKVRL, from the coding sequence ATGAGCGAGCTCGCCGCGAGAATTATTCCCTGCCTGGATATCAAAGACGGCAGGGTAGTCAAGGGAGTGAATTTCGTAAACCTTGTGGATGCAGGAGATCCCGTAGAATCCGCAGTGGTTTACGAAAAAAATCTCGCGGACGAGTTGTGTTTCTTGGATATCACTGCATCCAGCGATAAAAGAGATATTCTGATCCATTTGGTAGAAGCTGTTGCGGAAAGGATATTTATCCCTTTCACAGTTGGCGGAGGAATTCGCACTCTGGACGATGTTAAGGCGGTTTTAGAAAAGGGAGCGGATAAAGTTTCCATCAACACTGCTGCCTTTGAAAATCCGGACCTTCTTCGTGCCTCCTCCGAAATTTACGGATCCCAATGTATCGTATGCGCGGTGGATGTAAAGTTCCATCCTGATAGACAAAGATACGAAGTGTTCCTCCACGGCGGAAGGACCGAAACAGGAAGAGATGCATTAGACTGGGGAAAAGAAGCCCAAGAAAGAGGAGCAGGAGAGATCCTACTCACATCGATGGACCGTGACGGAACTAAAAAAGGTTTCGATATACAACTTCTAAAATCATTTTCTTCTAATTTAGAAATTCCTATTATTGCAAGCGGCGGCGCCGGGAATCCTGAACATATGGTAGAAGCGATCCTGAGAGGAAAAGCGGACGCAGTTCTTGCTGCATCCATTTTTCATTTTGGTGAATTTACTATCCGAGAAACTAAAGAGAATATGCAGGAAATGGGGATCAAGGTAAGGCTTTGA
- the rlmB gene encoding 23S rRNA (guanosine(2251)-2'-O)-methyltransferase RlmB: MSRQEYIYGRRNIREILERHLEKGSELSFQEIWLTSGAKKELEEILSELGNKLLIKEASPSKLDKMAPGVNHQGVLALRIQLHSGDKKSFDSHLENCKGPILVLDRIQDPGNLGNILRTAECFGVETVLIPDRDSSGITPAVEKVASGALAYLNVFKVGNLAQILEKLQKRNFWVVSTSDKGTEDWSKIPAWEELVILMGNEGEGLKRILMEKSDFTVRIPLHGHISSLNVTVATGIVLDRLKNRPK; encoded by the coding sequence ATGAGCCGCCAGGAGTATATCTACGGAAGAAGAAATATCCGGGAAATTCTGGAAAGACATTTAGAAAAAGGTTCCGAGCTTTCCTTCCAAGAAATTTGGCTGACCTCCGGTGCGAAAAAAGAATTAGAAGAGATCCTTTCCGAATTAGGGAACAAACTTCTGATCAAAGAAGCTTCTCCTAGTAAATTAGACAAAATGGCTCCCGGTGTGAATCACCAAGGAGTGCTTGCACTTAGGATACAACTCCATTCCGGAGATAAAAAATCATTCGATTCTCATCTGGAAAATTGTAAGGGCCCGATCTTAGTTTTGGACCGTATCCAAGATCCGGGCAACCTGGGAAATATTTTAAGAACTGCGGAATGTTTCGGAGTAGAAACGGTTCTCATTCCTGATAGGGATTCTTCCGGTATCACACCTGCCGTGGAAAAAGTGGCCTCAGGCGCACTCGCCTATCTGAATGTTTTTAAAGTCGGGAACCTCGCACAAATATTAGAAAAATTGCAAAAACGAAATTTCTGGGTAGTTTCTACTTCCGACAAGGGAACAGAAGATTGGTCCAAAATTCCCGCTTGGGAGGAACTCGTGATCCTGATGGGAAATGAGGGAGAAGGACTAAAAAGGATACTGATGGAAAAATCGGATTTTACGGTTCGTATTCCTCTTCATGGTCATATCTCCTCTCTAAATGTGACAGTTGCCACAGGTATTGTACTGGATCGTTTAAAAAACCGACCGAAGTAA
- a CDS encoding undecaprenyl-phosphate glucose phosphotransferase, producing the protein MLKERSQTFKLLFVFLDLIFSFGSCIFAFLLRFYIGDPTGIDRSYIDLESYFILGSVLSVSQVIVFLFIDLYHPRRGLSFLDEFLAIFGGVFLNLLFVLSMLFFFRGDFGSERFSRSFILVFAGTNIFSIGLLHLLARQFLRYLRSKGYNLRRVLVIGTRETASRFADSVQRHQIYGYQIIGYVSSGNSKAIRKDMVLVGKTDKIEKVLSEIKPDLVVYALNNAEGDCLETVLDACDTEGIDLKVIPGFQEFIKAKGRVDEMDGLPVISIRNIPVRLGYNRVIKRSFDILFSLFFIILFSPVFLIIALLIKLTSRGPVFYHQERVGLDNKSFKMLKFRSMVVQTKSQSETTWTVQNDPRVTGIGKILRKTSLDEIPQFFNVLLGDMSVVGPRPERPHFVEKFKTDHRHYMRRHAVKAGITGLAQVKGLRGDTSIDDRIDADIYYIENWSLWLDIKIILLTPLKGVMDKNAY; encoded by the coding sequence ATGCTGAAAGAAAGAAGCCAAACTTTTAAATTATTATTCGTCTTCTTGGACCTGATCTTCTCGTTTGGAAGTTGTATATTCGCATTCCTTCTTCGTTTTTATATTGGAGACCCGACAGGAATAGACAGATCTTATATAGATCTAGAGAGTTATTTTATATTAGGTTCCGTTCTTTCCGTTTCCCAAGTAATCGTTTTCTTATTTATAGATCTGTATCATCCCAGAAGAGGATTGTCCTTTTTGGATGAATTCCTTGCGATCTTCGGGGGAGTATTCTTAAATCTACTCTTCGTATTATCTATGTTGTTCTTCTTTCGAGGTGATTTTGGAAGCGAAAGATTTTCTCGTTCCTTTATTCTAGTTTTCGCGGGGACAAATATTTTTTCGATCGGGCTTCTTCATCTTCTCGCCCGTCAATTCTTAAGATATCTCAGAAGCAAAGGATACAATTTACGCAGAGTACTTGTGATCGGAACAAGAGAAACTGCTTCGCGTTTTGCGGATTCTGTCCAAAGACACCAAATTTACGGATACCAGATCATAGGTTATGTAAGTTCCGGAAATTCCAAAGCGATCCGCAAGGATATGGTGCTTGTCGGAAAGACGGATAAGATAGAAAAAGTTCTGTCCGAGATCAAACCTGATCTGGTTGTTTATGCCTTGAATAATGCGGAAGGGGACTGTCTGGAAACCGTATTGGATGCATGTGATACGGAAGGGATCGACTTAAAAGTAATTCCAGGTTTCCAAGAGTTTATTAAGGCGAAAGGAAGAGTGGATGAGATGGACGGTCTTCCTGTCATTTCCATCCGAAACATCCCGGTTCGTCTGGGTTATAACAGAGTTATTAAAAGAAGTTTTGATATTCTATTTTCCCTTTTCTTTATTATTCTTTTTTCTCCCGTATTTTTGATCATTGCACTTCTCATCAAATTAACTTCCAGGGGGCCTGTATTCTATCACCAAGAAAGAGTGGGCCTGGATAATAAAAGTTTCAAGATGCTCAAGTTCAGAAGTATGGTTGTCCAAACTAAGTCCCAGTCTGAGACCACCTGGACCGTCCAAAATGATCCAAGGGTAACCGGGATTGGTAAGATCCTGCGTAAGACCTCCCTTGACGAAATACCTCAGTTTTTTAATGTGCTTTTAGGAGATATGTCCGTGGTGGGTCCGAGACCCGAAAGACCTCATTTTGTCGAAAAATTCAAAACGGATCATAGACATTATATGAGAAGGCATGCGGTCAAGGCTGGGATAACCGGTCTTGCTCAAGTCAAGGGCCTGAGAGGAGACACTTCTATCGATGATAGGATAGATGCGGACATCTACTATATAGAAAACTGGTCTCTTTGGTTGGATATTAAGATCATCCTGCTCACACCTTTAAAAGGTGTGATGGATAAGAACGCCTATTAA
- a CDS encoding alpha/beta hydrolase, with product MKRFLSFRTLFLFFTLLSFGNCDYVQDRLTPPDNKSVADQIKDYIVSSYFAEQNHALYKFSTVFPNMAVGSLSPLYFQDPYFQRDNFKAKIVLIHGWDFAERQTDLPTDFNKKVANLLGTWNQGLAFTTQTSDLPSGYSASVYDTFEIYVFTYRTSDYIEINGRRFIDSLNAAFSSSDKVVVVAHSMGGLVSRAAIQHANNTKDVIDHIVSLGTPYYGSPYSSPQYTGNLSSIGTIIKFMTDTPGGQGLAYTNGISAGVSSIAPPITDGTNQAFNFFLESMIANTSKDPVTTVYGGSMVSANCSGGDHAATYQAACTVITNGNPAFTNSDGIVPLNSALLNNRLAGGNTHTVSDMDHSQMSFRNEGGTGSGLTTVKAHFNNVFGEVFTIVSGL from the coding sequence ATGAAAAGATTTTTATCTTTCCGAACTCTATTCTTATTTTTCACACTACTATCTTTCGGGAATTGCGATTATGTGCAAGACAGGCTCACTCCTCCCGACAACAAATCTGTAGCGGACCAAATTAAGGATTATATAGTCTCAAGTTATTTCGCGGAACAGAACCATGCCTTATATAAATTTTCGACCGTATTTCCGAATATGGCAGTAGGTAGTCTTTCTCCTCTATACTTCCAAGATCCGTATTTTCAGAGAGATAATTTCAAAGCAAAAATCGTTCTCATTCACGGTTGGGATTTCGCGGAAAGGCAAACGGATCTTCCTACCGATTTTAATAAGAAGGTAGCAAACCTGCTAGGAACCTGGAACCAGGGACTTGCATTTACCACCCAAACCAGCGACCTTCCCAGCGGTTATAGTGCGAGTGTATACGATACTTTCGAGATCTATGTTTTTACTTATAGGACCTCGGACTATATCGAAATAAACGGCAGAAGGTTTATAGATTCTTTAAATGCTGCTTTCAGCTCTTCCGACAAGGTGGTCGTTGTGGCACACTCAATGGGTGGACTAGTTTCTAGAGCTGCGATCCAACATGCAAATAATACTAAGGACGTGATAGATCATATCGTAAGTTTAGGAACTCCATACTACGGGTCTCCCTATTCTTCTCCGCAATACACCGGAAATTTGAGCTCCATAGGAACTATTATCAAGTTTATGACGGACACTCCCGGCGGACAGGGTCTTGCTTATACGAACGGGATTAGTGCAGGTGTAAGCAGTATTGCTCCTCCCATCACTGATGGAACCAACCAAGCATTCAATTTTTTCTTAGAAAGTATGATCGCAAATACTTCCAAGGATCCCGTCACTACCGTATATGGTGGAAGCATGGTTTCTGCAAATTGCAGCGGAGGCGATCATGCAGCCACCTACCAAGCTGCTTGTACTGTAATCACGAATGGAAACCCTGCATTTACAAATTCAGATGGGATTGTTCCCCTAAACTCCGCACTTCTGAACAACAGATTGGCAGGAGGTAATACTCATACTGTCAGCGATATGGACCATTCTCAAATGTCTTTTAGGAATGAAGGCGGAACAGGCAGCGGACTTACTACAGTAAAAGCACATTTTAATAATGTGTTTGGTGAAGTTTTTACGATAGTGAGCGGGTTATAA
- the gatC gene encoding Asp-tRNA(Asn)/Glu-tRNA(Gln) amidotransferase subunit GatC, with product MNLNEESLQKIAELSRLKIDPKDIQNFLTDFNKVLNYVDTITELNVSSVSDEELYPNEGNSLRADKAEEGLSRSQIESFAPSFQNGYFVVPKVIET from the coding sequence GTGAACCTAAACGAAGAATCCCTTCAAAAAATCGCAGAGTTATCTAGGCTCAAAATTGATCCTAAGGATATACAGAACTTCCTTACGGATTTTAATAAAGTACTGAATTATGTGGATACGATCACTGAATTAAATGTAAGTTCAGTATCCGATGAGGAATTATATCCGAATGAAGGAAATTCACTTCGTGCAGACAAGGCAGAAGAGGGTTTAAGTCGTTCTCAGATAGAATCCTTCGCGCCTAGTTTCCAGAATGGATACTTCGTAGTTCCAAAGGTGATCGAAACATGA